The following proteins are co-located in the Carassius gibelio isolate Cgi1373 ecotype wild population from Czech Republic chromosome A21, carGib1.2-hapl.c, whole genome shotgun sequence genome:
- the nhp2 gene encoding H/ACA ribonucleoprotein complex subunit 2-like protein: MTKIKKEKTGEEETGGTEKSYQELIANVNPIANPLASRKLSKKLYKCVKKAAKIKQIRRGVKEVQKFINKGERGIVVFAGDTLPIEVYCHLPIMCEDKNMPYAYVPSKVDLGSSAGSKRPTCVIMIKPHDEYQEAYDECLEEVTSLPKPI; this comes from the exons ATGACGAAGATAAAGAAGGAGAAAACTGGTGAAGAGGAGACTGGGGGAACAGAGAAATCATATCAAGAATTAATAGCTAATGTAAACCCAATCGCAAACCCGCTTGCATCGCGTAAACTAAGCAAGAAGCTCTACAAGTGCGtcaaaaaag CGGCTAAAATCAAACAGATCCGACGAGGAGTAAAAGAGGTACAGAAGTTCATCAACAAAGGAGAGAGAGG TATTGTGGTGTTTGCTGGAGACACTCTTCCAATCGAGGTGTATTGTCACTTACCAATCATGTGTGAAGACAAAAACATGCCTTATGCTTACGTGCCATCTAAAGTT GATTTGGGTTCATCAGCTGGATCAAAGCGTCCCACCTGTGTTATCATGATCAAACCACATGATGAATATCAAGAAGCCTATGATGAGTGTCTGGAGGAAGTCACGTCTCTGCCAAAACCAATCTGA